One region of bacterium genomic DNA includes:
- a CDS encoding XdhC family protein, with protein sequence MKGFLHAALTALERYNRIAIATVVRASGSTPRAAGAKMLIFPDGTAQFTIGGGLFESLVIKDALEVLQSGKPITRTYAFTLDGQHAIGAVCGGSVEVLIEAMHNTPQLWIIGGGHIGQALMRAAAPLHFTINLFEDRAEYARTPHDLPHVRAHHVAADYHDMPEPGDDTFVCIVTKGYITDEAALRRVIRSRAHYIGFLGSRRKIHTVFENMKRDGFEDKLFERIYAPIGESIHADAPEEIAISILAQIIRVKNQVFTVES encoded by the coding sequence ATGAAAGGTTTCCTCCATGCCGCACTGACAGCGCTCGAACGTTACAACCGCATCGCTATCGCTACTGTAGTACGTGCCAGCGGCTCTACACCGCGCGCCGCCGGTGCCAAAATGCTCATTTTTCCGGATGGCACGGCACAGTTTACTATAGGCGGCGGACTTTTCGAATCTCTGGTAATCAAAGACGCTTTAGAAGTTTTACAATCCGGCAAACCCATAACCCGCACATATGCGTTCACACTCGACGGTCAGCATGCCATCGGTGCCGTGTGCGGCGGAAGTGTGGAGGTTTTAATCGAAGCGATGCACAATACCCCTCAACTCTGGATTATCGGCGGCGGTCATATCGGGCAAGCTCTGATGCGAGCGGCTGCACCGCTGCATTTCACGATCAATCTTTTTGAAGATCGTGCCGAATACGCACGTACGCCGCATGACTTGCCGCACGTGCGTGCACATCATGTCGCGGCCGACTACCATGATATGCCCGAGCCGGGCGATGACACGTTTGTGTGCATCGTCACCAAAGGTTATATCACGGACGAAGCCGCACTCCGTCGCGTAATTCGCAGCCGCGCTCACTACATCGGTTTTCTCGGCAGCCGACGCAAAATCCACACCGTTTTTGAAAATATGAAGCGCGACGGATTTGAAGACAAATTATTCGAACGTATATACGCCCCGATTGGCGAGTCAATTCATGCCGACGCTCCGGAAGAGATCGCGATCAGTATTCTTGCGCAGATCATTCGTGTAAAAAATCAGGTATTCACCGTTGAATCATGA
- a CDS encoding biotin--[acetyl-CoA-carboxylase] ligase: MNHDWDNIKNWSLARGNFHTTGYTIITLDAIGSTNEYLKQLWRDEKAQHGCLVIADTQTAGKGRLGRTWESPPGSGLWMSLLIKPSLSPDKHFAYSFAAAVAVAEAIEQTTRLRPELKWPNDVLLCQKKCCGILLESVTTGSEPWIIVGIGINVTQESFPDALSDTAISLQQAHAAPVHRLQLLQNLIPALQSNFSSDSREILIKWQSYCRMFGAMVSVFQQDSVMEAKAVGLAPDGGLVVENEGKRIKVYAADVKIRLKN, encoded by the coding sequence TTGAATCATGACTGGGATAACATAAAAAACTGGTCGCTCGCCCGCGGCAACTTTCATACGACCGGTTACACCATCATCACACTGGACGCGATCGGTTCGACCAACGAATACCTCAAACAACTCTGGCGTGATGAAAAAGCGCAACACGGATGCCTCGTCATAGCCGATACCCAGACGGCCGGCAAAGGACGCCTGGGACGCACTTGGGAATCACCGCCCGGTTCAGGTTTATGGATGTCCCTGCTTATCAAACCTTCGCTGTCGCCGGATAAACATTTTGCCTATTCTTTTGCAGCGGCTGTCGCTGTCGCTGAAGCCATCGAACAGACTACACGTCTTCGCCCCGAGCTCAAATGGCCCAATGATGTTTTGCTTTGCCAAAAAAAATGCTGCGGCATTTTACTGGAATCGGTTACAACCGGTTCTGAACCATGGATTATCGTCGGCATCGGCATCAATGTGACGCAAGAGAGTTTTCCCGACGCCTTATCGGATACGGCGATCTCGCTTCAGCAGGCTCACGCCGCACCCGTACATCGCCTTCAATTATTACAAAATTTGATTCCCGCACTGCAATCTAATTTCAGTTCAGACAGCCGTGAAATTTTGATCAAATGGCAATCCTACTGCCGTATGTTTGGCGCCATGGTCAGCGTGTTTCAGCAAGATAGTGTGATGGAAGCTAAAGCCGTCGGCTTAGCTCCGGACGGAGGATTGGTCGTAGAAAATGAGGGAAAACGAATAAAAGTATATGCGGCCGATGTCAAAATACGTTTAAAAAACTAA
- a CDS encoding 5'-deoxyadenosine deaminase: MALTLIKNGTVITMNSARDIVKADVLIDGAIIRKIGKIRVPSGSRVRVIDAQGCIVAPGFVQTHIHLCQTLFRNLADDLELLDWLKLKIWPFEAAHNPASIRLSAEMGLTELIRGGTTTIMDMGTVHHTDHIFEAMDRSGIRALCGKAMMDDCPGAPKGLIETRAWSVEESLHLMRYWHRRSDGRLRFAFAPRFVLSCSEELLCEVRDLSEEYGLLVHTHASENRGELAEVIKKCGTPNVEYFHDIRLTGERLCLAHCIHLNETERHILRDTGTKVMHCPSSNLKLGSGIAHVPELLGLGVTVSLGADGAPCNNNLDMFQEMRLAALLQKPRLGPRSITAEEVYTMATLGGAKTLGLSDEIGSLETGKRADLIIMQLDEIHSRPEENLYSQIVYSAKSTDVRTVVVDGKVLMKDRRMVTLDDESVRHRIGPELKKLLNRIA, encoded by the coding sequence ATGGCATTAACACTTATCAAAAACGGCACTGTGATTACGATGAATTCCGCCCGGGACATCGTCAAAGCCGATGTTCTCATTGACGGCGCCATCATTCGCAAGATCGGAAAAATTCGCGTACCGTCCGGATCCCGCGTGCGGGTCATTGATGCCCAAGGCTGTATCGTTGCGCCCGGCTTCGTACAGACACATATTCACCTTTGTCAGACCCTGTTCCGTAATTTAGCCGATGATCTCGAACTGCTTGATTGGCTCAAGCTTAAAATCTGGCCTTTCGAAGCGGCGCATAACCCGGCTTCCATCCGGCTGTCGGCAGAAATGGGGTTAACGGAATTGATTCGCGGAGGCACGACGACGATCATGGATATGGGCACGGTGCATCATACGGATCATATTTTTGAAGCGATGGACCGTTCCGGAATTCGTGCGTTGTGCGGCAAAGCGATGATGGACGACTGTCCCGGTGCGCCCAAAGGGTTGATCGAAACGCGGGCATGGTCTGTCGAAGAGAGCCTGCATCTCATGCGATACTGGCATCGGCGCTCGGACGGGCGCCTACGGTTTGCCTTCGCGCCGCGCTTTGTGCTCTCGTGCAGTGAAGAATTACTTTGCGAAGTGCGTGACTTATCCGAAGAATACGGCCTGCTGGTGCATACGCACGCGTCTGAAAACCGCGGCGAACTGGCCGAAGTGATCAAAAAATGCGGCACGCCCAATGTCGAATATTTTCATGATATACGCCTCACCGGCGAGCGGCTGTGCCTTGCGCATTGCATTCACCTCAATGAAACAGAACGCCATATCCTGCGTGATACCGGCACCAAAGTGATGCATTGCCCTTCGTCTAATCTCAAACTCGGCTCGGGCATAGCCCATGTTCCCGAATTGCTGGGTCTTGGTGTGACGGTATCCTTAGGTGCGGATGGCGCTCCGTGCAATAATAATTTGGATATGTTTCAGGAAATGCGACTGGCTGCACTTTTGCAGAAACCGCGTCTCGGCCCGCGCTCGATCACGGCGGAAGAAGTGTATACTATGGCCACTTTGGGCGGTGCAAAAACATTGGGTTTGTCGGATGAAATCGGAAGCCTTGAAACCGGCAAACGCGCCGATCTGATCATCATGCAGTTGGATGAAATTCACTCCCGCCCGGAGGAAAACCTGTATTCGCAAATTGTCTACTCAGCCAAAAGTACGGATGTCCGTACGGTCGTGGTGGATGGAAAGGTGCTGATGAAAGACCGGCGCATGGTAACTTTGGACGATGAATCGGTGCGCCACCGCATCGGACCTGAATTGAAAAAACTATTAAATCGGATTGCCTAA